The following proteins come from a genomic window of Denitromonas sp.:
- a CDS encoding sigma-E factor negative regulatory protein yields MKERISALLDGDLDAQAVEPALASVRASADVRRQWDTYCLIGDALRGELELDKDLTAGVMARLDLEPTVLAPVALARPEPAGRMLLKRVLPLAASVAGVAAVGWLALPKAPDAASIQMARISPAQVATVSAEPNRRDQEPLRAYLFAHQSLANQGAIPAVAPFVRTVAEVSPRGQR; encoded by the coding sequence ATGAAGGAACGTATTTCGGCACTGCTCGATGGTGATCTCGACGCACAGGCGGTGGAGCCGGCGCTGGCCTCGGTCAGGGCGTCCGCCGATGTCCGAAGACAATGGGATACGTATTGCCTGATCGGCGATGCGCTTCGTGGCGAACTCGAACTGGACAAGGACCTGACCGCCGGCGTGATGGCGCGCCTCGATCTCGAACCGACCGTGCTGGCGCCGGTAGCCCTTGCCCGCCCCGAGCCAGCGGGGCGGATGCTCTTGAAACGTGTGTTGCCGCTGGCCGCATCGGTGGCCGGTGTGGCGGCGGTCGGCTGGCTGGCTCTGCCCAAGGCGCCGGACGCGGCTTCGATCCAGATGGCCCGGATCAGCCCGGCGCAGGTGGCGACGGTCTCTGCCGAGCCGAACCGGCGCGATCAGGAGCCGTTGCGGGCCTATCTGTTCGCCCATCAGTCGCTGGCAAACCAGGGCGCGATTCCGGCCGTGGCGCCGTTTGTGCGCACGGTGGCCGAAGTCTCGCCGCGGGGGCAACGATGA